CAGAGACAGCATTATAATTACCTCACGCATTGTTGTCTGTGTATTCCAAATcacctgcaaaaaaaatgtcatatcAAAGCATGGATTTCTTTGTCGCAGAGTCtatttgaagttgttttagTGGGACAGTGAACATACTCGTCATTCAGACATACCTCCATTGTACTCTTTGGAAGCCTCACTGCGGCCCCCTGGAAGAAATCACAAGACGTTAAATTAGTTTACTATGGGAGGGGGCGTCAAACCATCACCACATGAAGCAAGTTTGTGACATGGGAGCAGAGGCTGGTCCCTTAAGGTGAATGACCAAAACAAGAGTCGGGTTGGACTCTAAAAAAGGGATTAGCGACCAAGCCCAGTTTCCCAAAAGCCAAGAAAAAAACGCTATCATTTAAATCCTGTGTTTGTACCCAGACTCTTTCAAAGCACAGTGATACGTTTAGTTGCATTCATCCCCAGTCAGTGCAGGCTTAGGTTCCCTGGTTGGTGATCAACATGTGCTCCAACTGaattaacatttaaaacacaggaGGAGTACGTGCCTCAACAGGGTTGGAATGAGATCAGAGCCCTGTATGTAAGGGAGTGAGTTTGATTTCACGTTGTTTCTCATGCCACCGACCTTACTATTCAAAAAATAGACATAAAAATTCAACATCCACCAAAGTTTGAAAAAAGAAGATTTCAGCCATTTAAGCCCCTTGTTAATTTGCCAGAAGGACATGAGCAGATATGTAGCTGATAGGTGGAACAATCCATAGACAGAATCTTTCTCTACACCTCTAAGAAAGAGACAAAGTTGAAACCAGAGCAGAAGCGATTGTATGTCCAAAGATGGACGTACCCATAAGGGGTGCTGTGGACTGTCTTCGAGCCgctgtgaaaacaacaatggGAGAATAAAAATCAAACATCTACAAGTGCCATCGAAACAAATCTCTGTGAGCAGTTCACGGCACCTGCCCGTCTTGATTTTACAgtgtaacagtgtgtgttttcccatCGTAAATAATATGGCTTCTCGCCAGGTGTTGTCTACAGGTTTGTCAACCTCCTCCAATTGAGGTGTCGGCTTGAATGTAATCTAGTGCTGCGTGGGTTGAATACTTAATAGGTTCAGTAGTTTAAGGTGGATATTTTCAAagcaatataaaataataatgggaaaatattttgaaatcaataaaaatacagTATTTTAATTCATGATCAAATATGAATAGTAGTACTACAGTAGTTGCGCAGTTGTACTGCAGAGTTGTGTTGCATCAGTAACTACGCACTACTTGCACAGTTCACAAgtatgaagaggaagaagaactcGGAACCTCCTTCAATGTAACAGAGCAGCTGGCTGTTTAACACTGACTTTTTAGCCTTTATAAAACGCTGTGTTGCAATATATATTAAGTCATGTCCATGGAAACGAGATGTAGGCTGCATTTGTGAAGCCTGACACCGTGTTTGTGATGCAATCTTGTGTCTTAAGAGAaagatggaaacactgaaatgaACCAGCGACATTTCCTTATCTCTTTTGTACCTTTATTACTTGTGTTCGAGGGCAATAACTGATTTCTTGGTTCATTTTAACCGAAAGCCAAAGAAGGGCCTGTGCGGGTACTCACTTTGAGATCGCCTTCTGTAAACCATCACGGCGATGAGCAACCCTACGATCAGCGATCCGATGACCACCACAGGAGCCACTACTTTGGTGGCCGGATCCAGCTTCTTCCGCCGCTCTCCTTCCACTTTTTCTGTAGCAATCACATTGAACAATTGAGATTTTTATTCATGCTTTATTTCTTTTAGGGACCAAATAGAGTAGAAATGAGGGGTACATGCACTGATGGGAAATTCCCCCCTGAAATACTTCAGCAACCTACATTCACTTTCTCTTTAACACTCGCAGTGTTTGCAGTGACAAATTGAAACTGTTGATACAGTTTTCCTATCAACAAAGACTAAATGAACTCAAGACAAGTCGAGAGGCACAGTCTTATCAGGGGTGTggcgttttctttctttgtgaggATGTTTTGGGAAACATAGCAGATATCAGATGCTCACATGACAGAACTGTCTCGTTATAGTGGGTTTTGAGGGAGTTTTAGTAACTGACTTTACATGGAAATTGGTTGAAATCGCTGTGGGACAAATACCTGCAGTTTCTGGATTTGGGTCCGGCACTGGAAATAGGGTCTCTTGCTCTCTGCCACCGCTGGCGTTAAACACCCTGCAGGTGTAGGAGGACACAGAGGATCTTTTCCCTAAAAACAGCGTGCTCGAGAGCTGAAACAGACCATTTTCTCCCTTGCTCGCCTTCATTTGAGAGGCTATGAGCTCCTCGTTGCTGCCGAACCAGCGAAGTGTGCCTTCTGGGTAGCCACCATCAGACTTACAAGTCAGGGTACCGCCTGTACTGGGATTCATGGCCTCAGGGTTTGAGTGGATTGTTGGTTTCATGTATTTGGCTGAAAAGAGTTCATGAAAAAGACCATCATTGAGTGAACAATGCACCGTGACGTCAACCAAGTGACAACTATAAATAAAGTTGGCCATTGTTTTGAAAAGTACTAGATATGTGGTGGGACAGACGGACAAAGACTTGCAACGGGTTACTTTCGACAGGATTACTTGTAACAATAAAACTGAAAGTACATAAAGACAGAAAGCGAAATAGCAATACAACGTGTCAGGAAAGTCCCCTGATCTCTAAATAATAACaagacaaaagtaaaatatttcaaGCACGTTATCTGTTTGTAACTAGAATGTTTCAATGTTTACAGAATCAACTGTAGTCATGGATTGTTTTTTACATTGGTTGGGATCGGTTTCGTAGATGAATACTGGTCACCTCGCCGTGGACACTGGAGGCTCTCACCTGTGGCATGAAGTGTGGTGGAGTCTTTGCAGACGCCGCGGTCCGTTAACACCTTGACTTCATAGAGTCCCTCGTGCTCCACTTCGGTGTTGATGATGCGCAGGGACACCGTCATGTTTCTGCCGTTCCAGGAAGAAGGCGTCACAAACAAATACCCAGGTTCCTGCACTGTAGTAACTCTGTCTGTGACACTCAGCAGGGTACGGGAGTCCTTGTTCCAGGTGAAGCTATACATCTCTGTGTCAGGAGGGGTTTTTACAACACACTCCAGGAGCGACTGACCGCCATACTGTCCCAGCGTTTCCTTCTGGCAGTGCACAGTTGAAAAATCTCCTGGAGAAGAGAATATAAGAAGTTATATCAGCAGCAAAGAGCCCTTCATACTTCCACTTCTCTGATTCAGACTGAATTTACCTGTCTTTGCACTTCCTATGCTCATTATGGTGACGGTCAAAATAAGGAGGACGCAAATTGAGGCCATGTTTGTTTACctgaaatgacagaaaaaacaattctTTATGTGCTGATAGGAACATATGTAACAAACACATACAGATGTTTTAACTCAAGGATCTATTTCTTACTCCTTAACGTCACGCTGTAGTGTGTTAGAGGCACGAGAATCTCtttttttgcacttctggttggatgctaaactgcattttgttgcctcagtacttgtactctgtgcaatgacaataaagttgaatctaatctaatataaaatacaattgttttttttaagttccatatttttgtacactttattctttttcagtattttattgtgaaaactgGCAACTACCcattaaaaaaactaactaactaaactaactaactaactttgTGCTACATCACCACTTTTcccccctaccattataacagggggcATTTCGGTCTTTACATGGTCGCACGTTTACAATCCTTCTCtgtatcgcacacacacacacacacaggtgggtaCACTCCCACCAGCAGAAAGAGAAAGCGCAAGCCGAAGGGTGGAAACCTAGAGGAAACACAGTTAGTCATACATTTGAAAAAGTTCAATGTAGTCTGATTATGACATCGACTATGATAATCGCACCTTGAAATCAAACAAAAGCAATGTGCCGTGCCTGAGTGTGTTGCAATCGTGTTTTGTCCAGTTTGTGCAAGACTGATTACGTCAGACTTGGATGTAAAAGCCGTTGTTGGGGTTTCAGGACGCACATCACTCTGCAGATGGGACACAGTACTGACAAACTTAAATGACCAGCGTTACACGGGAATAATCAATAATGCCTGCGTGTGCCGACCCGCCGTGGTCAGTTGTCTGGTTTCCTTACAACCACCAGAGACTGAAAAACGTATCCTAGTTTGAACCTCTAGATctttgaaagcttttttttattctctattTTATGACCTCACAGATCCATGGGGGCCTGTGCAAAAACTGAGAGTGAAAGGAATGTCACGGCAATTTCAGGAAAATAAGCTCCTGAGCCATAACACCGGTTATCCCAAACAGACACTAAACCGGTTAGTCATGTGGTTCCAAAGCTTTAATGGTGGAGTTTTGACTGTTAGTGACTGCAGCTGCACAGCAAAAGGAGTCGAGGTCCTCGACACATTGTTCAAGGCGGATGTGCATCCCACAGATGTTATAGAGAAAATGATtatgtaattattattacagtcatcatttcattattatccagatcattttcccattaaataaaatatattaacgAGAAAGAGACTAAAtaactttttcaaaatgtggaACCTCTTCCGACATCTGTTGGACGACTTTAAGTGTTTTACTTTAACCTAGAATGTTGCCCGCACATTCAAATCAACATTCTGTCATTCTGAAAGAGAAAGTAGAGGGAGTGTATGGTTGCTTTTGTCTGCTTTAGGAGAACCCAAAGAACAATGGACAAATGTGGATACAGAGTGCCATGCAGGACATGTCACATACAGCCATCCATTGCAATTGTATAGTCTTATTTTATCCGGGGCCTGCACCTCCAGCGTTGTCTGACCACGCAGAAGaggatgaaataaaaatcaggaAGTTTGAGATAGTCATTTCGATGTGGCTGCGTGGGTCTATCTCCTTAATCAGCag
The sequence above is a segment of the Gasterosteus aculeatus chromosome 9, fGasAcu3.hap1.1, whole genome shotgun sequence genome. Coding sequences within it:
- the LOC120824982 gene encoding uncharacterized protein LOC120824982 isoform X2 yields the protein MASICVLLILTVTIMSIGSAKTGDFSTVHCQKETLGQYGGQSLLECVVKTPPDTEMYSFTWNKDSRTLLSVTDRVTTVQEPGYLFVTPSSWNGRNMTVSLRIINTEVEHEGLYEVKVLTDRGVCKDSTTLHATAKYMKPTIHSNPEAMNPSTGGTLTCKSDGGYPEGTLRWFGSNEELIASQMKASKGENGLFQLSSTLFLGKRSSVSSYTCRVFNASGGREQETLFPVPDPNPETAEKVEGERRKKLDPATKVVAPVVVIGSLIVGLLIAVMVYRRRSQTARRQSTAPLTGGRSEASKEYNGGDLEYTDNNA
- the LOC120824982 gene encoding uncharacterized protein LOC120824982 isoform X1; translated protein: MASICVLLILTVTIMSIGSAKTGDFSTVHCQKETLGQYGGQSLLECVVKTPPDTEMYSFTWNKDSRTLLSVTDRVTTVQEPGYLFVTPSSWNGRNMTVSLRIINTEVEHEGLYEVKVLTDRGVCKDSTTLHATAKYMKPTIHSNPEAMNPSTGGTLTCKSDGGYPEGTLRWFGSNEELIASQMKASKGENGLFQLSSTLFLGKRSSVSSYTCRVFNASGGREQETLFPVPDPNPETAEKVEGERRKKLDPATKVVAPVVVIGSLIVGLLIAVMVYRRRSQTARRQSTAPLMGGRSEASKEYNGGDLEYTDNNA
- the LOC120824982 gene encoding uncharacterized protein LOC120824982 isoform X3, with product MASICVLLILTVTIMSIGSAKTGDFSTVHCQKETLGQYGGQSLLECVVKTPPDTEMYSFTWNKDSRTLLSVTDRVTTVQEPGYLFVTPSSWNGRNMTVSLRIINTEVEHEGLYEVKVLTDRGVCKDSTTLHATAKYMKPTIHSNPEAMNPSTGGTLTCKSDGGYPEGTLRWFGSNEELIASQMKASKGENGLFQLSSTLFLGKRSSVSSYTCRVFNASGGREQETLFPVPDPNPETAEKVEGERRKKLDPATKVVAPVVVIGSLIVGLLIAVMVYRRRSQRGRSEASKEYNGGDLEYTDNNA